From Camelus bactrianus isolate YW-2024 breed Bactrian camel chromosome 16, ASM4877302v1, whole genome shotgun sequence, the proteins below share one genomic window:
- the MED1 gene encoding mediator of RNA polymerase II transcription subunit 1 isoform X1, translating into MKAQGETEESEKLSKMSSLLERLHAKFNQNRPWSETIKLVRQVMEKRVVMSSGGHQHLVSCLETLQKALKVTSLPAMTDRLESIARQNGLGSHLSASGTECYITSDMFYVEVQLDPAGQLCDVKVAHHGENPVSCPELVQQLREKNFDEFSKHLKGLVNLYNLPGDNKLKTKMYLALQSLEQDLSKMAVMYWKATNAGPLDKILHGSVGYLTPRSGGHLMNLKYYASPSDLLDDKTTSPIILHENNVPRSLGMNASVTIEGTSAMYKLPIAPLIMGSHPVDNKWTPSFSSITSANSVDLPACFFLKFPQPIPVSRAFVQKLQNCTGIPLFETQPTYVPLYELITQFELSKDPDPIPLNHNMRFYAALPGQQHCYFLNKDAPLPDGRSLQGTLVSKITFQHPGRVPLILNLIRHQVAYNTLIGSCVKRTILKEDSPGLLQFEVCPLSESRFSVSFQHPVNDSLVCVVMDVQDSTHVSCKLYKGLSDALICTDDFIAKVVQRCMSIPVTMRAIRRKAETIQADTPALSLIAETVEDMVKKNLPPASSPGYGMTTGNNPMSGTTTPTNTFPGGPITTLFNMSMSIKDRHESVGHGEDFSKVSQNPILTSLLQITGNGGSTIGSSPTPPHHTPPPVSSMAGNTKNHPMLMNLLKDNPAQDFSTLYGSSPLERQNSSSGSPRMEMCSGSNKTKKKKSSRLPPDKPKHQTEDDFQRELFSMDVDSQNPIFDVNMTTDTLDTPHITPAPSQCSTPPTTYPQPVPHPQPSIQRMVRLSSSDSIGPDVTDILSDIAEEASKLPSTSDDCPPIGTPVRDSSSSGHSQSALFDPDVFQTNNNENPYTDPADLIADAAGSPSSDSPTNHFFPDGVDFNPDLLNSQSQSGFGEEYFDESSQSGDNDDFKGFASQALNTLGVPMLGGDNGETKFKGNSQADTVDFSIIAVAGKALGPADLMEHHSGSQSPLLTTGDIGKEKTQKRVKEGNGTSNSSLSGPGLDSKPGKRSRTPSNDGKSKDKPPKRKKADTEGKSPSHSSSNRPFTPPTSTGGSKSPGSSGRSQTPPGVATPPIPKITIQIPKGTVMVGKPSSHSQYTSSGSVSSSGSKSHHSHSSSSSASNSGKMKSSKSEGSSSSKLSSSIYSSQGSSGSSQSKNSSQSGGKPGSSPITKHGLSSGSSGTKMKPQGKPSSLMNPSLSKPNISPSHSRPPGGSDKLASPMKPVPGTPPSSKAKSPISSGSGGSHMSGTSSGTGMKSSSGLGSSGSLSQKTPPSSNSCTSSSSSFSSSGSSMSSSQNQHGSSKGKSPSRNKKPSLTAVIDKLKHGVVTSGPGGEDPMDGQMGVSTNSSSHPISSKHNMSGGEFQGKREKSDKDKSKVSTSGGSVDSSKKTSESKNVGSTGVAKIIISKHDGGSPSIKAKVTLQKPGESSGEGLRPQMASSKNYGSPLISGSTPKHERGSPSHSKSPAYTPQNLDSESESGSSIAEKSYQNSPSSDDGIRPLPEYSTEKHKKHKKEKKKVKDKDRDRDRDKDRDKKKSHSIKPESWSKSPISSDQSLSMTSNTILSTDRPSRLSPDFMIGEEDDDLMDVALIGN; encoded by the exons CGTTGCAGAAAGCTCTCAAAG TAACATCTTTACCAGCAATGACTGACCGTTTGGAGTCTATAGCAAGACAAAATGG ACTGGGCTCTCATCTCAGTGCCAGTGGCACTGAATGTTACATCACGTCAGATATGTTCTATGTGGAAGTGCAGTTAGATCCTGCAGGACAGCTTTGTGATGTAAAAGTGGCTCACCATGGGGAGAATCCTGTG aGCTGTCCAGAACTTGTGCAGCAGCTAAG ggaaaaaaattttgatgaattttctAAGCACCTTAAGGGTCTTGTTAATCTTTATAATCTTCCAGGGGACaa CAAACTGAAGACTAAAATGTACTTGGCTCTCCAATCCTTAGAACAGGACCTATCTAAAATGGCAGTTATGTATTG GAAAGCAACCAATGCTGGTCCCTTGGATAAGATTCTTCATGGAAGTGTTGGCTATCTCACTCCACGAAGTGGGG gtCATTTAATGAACTTGAAGTATTATGCCTCTCCTTCTGACCTGCTGGATGATAAGACTACATCCCCTATCATTTTGCATGAGAATAATG TTCCTCGATCTTTGGGCATGAATGCATCAGTGACAATTGAAGGAACATCTGCTATGTATAAACTCCCAATTGCACCATTAATTATGGGGTCACATCCAGTTGACAACAAAtg gactccctccttctcctcaaTCACCAGTGCCAACAGTGTTGATCTTCCTGCCTGTTTCTTCTTGAAATTTCCCCAGCCAATCCCAGTATCTAGAGCATTTGTTCAGAAACTTCAGAACTGCACAG GAATTCCATTGTTTGAAACCCAGCCAACTTATGTACCTCTCTATGAACTGATCACTCAATTTGAACTGTCAAAGGATCCTGACCCCATACCTTTGAATCACAACATGCGATTTTATGCT GCTCTCCCAGGTCAGCAGCACTGCTATTTCCTCAACAAGGATGCTCCTCTCCCAGATGGCAGAAGTCTACAGGGAACCCTTGTTAGCAAAATCACCTTTCAGCACCCTGGCCGAGTTCCTCTTATCCTGAATCTAATCAGACACCAAGTGGCCTATAACACCCTAATTGGAAGCTGTGTCAAAAGAACTATTCTGAAAGAAG aTTCTCCTGGGCTTCTCCAATTTGAAGTGTGTCCCCTCTCAGAGTCCCGTTTCAGCGTATCTTTTCAGCACCCCGTGAATGACTCCCTGGTGTGTG TGGTAATGGATGTACAGGACTCAACACATGTGAGCTGTAAACTGTACAAGGGGCTGTCAGATGCACTCATTTGCACAGATGACTTCATTGCCAAAGTTGTTCAAAG atgtatGTCCATCCCTGTGACGATGAGGGCTATTCGGAGGAAAGCTGAAACCATTCAGGCCGACACCCCAGCACTGTCCCTCATTGCAGAGACAGTTGAagacatggtgaaaaagaacctGCCCCCGGCTAGCAGCCCAGGGTATGGCATGACCACAGGCAACAACCCAATGAGTGGTACCACTACACCAACCAACACCTTTCCGGGGGGTCCCATTACCACCTTGTTTAATATGAGCATGAGCATCAAAGATCGGCATGAGTCGGTGGGCCATGGGGAGGACTTCAGCAAGGTGTCTCAGAACCCAATTCTTACCAGTTTGTTGCAAATCACAGGGAACGGGGGGTCTACCATTGGCTCGAGTCCGACCCCTCCTCATCACACGCCGCCACCTGTCTCTTCGATGGCCGGCAACACCAAGAACCACCCGATGCTCATGAACCTTCTTAAAGATAACCCTGCCCAGGATTTCTCAACCCTTTATGGAAGCAGCCCTTTAGAAAGGCAGAACTCCTCTTCCGGCTCACCCCGGATGGAAATGTGCTCGGGAAGCAacaagacaaagaagaagaagtCTTCAAGATTACCACCTGACAAACCCAAGCACCAGACTGAAGATGACTTTCAGAGGGAGCTATTTTCAATGGATGTTGACTCACAGAACCCTATCTTTGATGTCAACATGACAACTGACACGCTGGATACGCCACACATCACTCCAGCTCCAAGCCAGTGTAGCACTCCCCCAACAACTTACCCACAACCAGTACCTCACCCCCAACCCAGTATTCAAAGGATGGTCCGACTGTCCAGCTCAGACAGCATTGGCCCAGATGTAACTGATATCCTTTCAGACATTGCAGAAGAAGCTTCTAAGCTTCCCAGCACTAGTGATGACTGTCCACCCATTGGCACCCCTGTTCGAGATTCTTCAAGCTCTGGGCATTCTCAGAGTGCCCTCTTTGACCCTGATGTCTTTCAAACCAATAATAATGAAAATCCATACACTGATCCAGCTGACCTTATTGCAGATGCTGCTGGAAGCCCCAGTAGTGACTCTCCTActaatcatttttttcctgatggaGTAGATTTCAATCCTGATTTGTTGAACAGCCAGAGCCAAAGTGGTTTTGGAGAAGAATATTTTGATGAAAGCAGCCAAAGTGGAGATAATGATGATTTCAAAGGATTTGCTTCTCAGGCACTAAATACTTTGGGGGTGCCAATGCTTGGAGGTGATAACGGGGAGACTAAGTTTAAAGGCAACAGCCAAGCTGACACAGTTGATTTCAGTATTATAGCAGTGGCTGGTAAGGCTTTGGGTCCTGCAGATCTTATGGAGCATCACAGTGGTAGCCAGAGTCCTTTATTGACCACTGGGGACATAGGGAAAGAAAAGACTCAAAAGAGAGTGAAGGAAGGCAATGGCACCAGTAATAGTAGTTTGTCAGGGCCAGGATTAGACAGCAAACCAGGAAAACGCAGTCGGACCCCTTCTAATGATGGCAAAAGCAAAGATAAGCCTCCAAAGAGGAAGAAGGCAGACACTGAGGGAAAGTCTCCATCTCACAGTTCTTCTAACCGACCTTTCACCCCACCTACTAGTACAGGTGGATCCAAATCTCCAGGCAGTTCAGGACGATCTCAGACTCCCCCAGGTGTTGCCACTCCACCCATTCCTAAAATCACTATTCAGATTCCTAAGGGAACTGTGATGGTGGGCAAGCCCTCCTCTCACAGTCAGTATACCAGCAGTGGTTCTGTGTCTTCCTCGGGAAGTAAAAGCCACCATAGCCATTCTTCCTCGTCTTCTGCTTCCAACTCAGGCAAGATGAAAAGCAGTAAATCAGAAGGTTCATCAAGTTCCAAGTTAAGTAGCAGTATATATTCTAGCCAGGGGTCTTCTGGATCTAGCCAGTCCAAAAATTCATCCCAGTCTGGGGGAAAGCCAGGCTCCTCTCCTATTACCAAGCATGGACTGAGCAGTGGCTCCAGCGGCACCAAGATGAAACCTCAAGGGAAGCCATCATCACTTATGAATCCTTCTTTAAGTAAACCAAACATATCCCCTTCCCATTCAAGGCCACCTGGAGGCTCTGATAAGCTTGCCTCTCCAATGAAACCTGTTCCTGGTACTCCCCCATCTTCTAAAGCCAAGTCCCCTATCAGTTCAGGTTCTGGTGGTTCTCATATGTCTGGAACTAGTTCAGGCACTGGCATGAAGTCATCTTCAGGGTTAGGATCCTCTGGCTCACTGTCTCAGAAAACTCCTCCATCTTCTAACTCTTGTACatcatcttcctcttccttttcctcaagTGGCTCTTCCATGTCATCCTCTCAGAACCAGCATGGGAGTTCCAAAGGGAAATCTCCCAGCAGGAATAAGAAGCCGTCCTTAACAGCTGTCATAGATAAACTGAAGCATGGGGTTGTCACCAGTGGTCCTGGGGGTGAAGACCCAATGGATGGCCAAATGGGGGTGAGCACAAATTCTTCTAGCCATCCTATATCCTCCAAACATAACATGTCAGGAGGAGAGTTCCAGGGCAAGCGTGAGAAAAGTGATAAAGACAAATCAAAAGTTTCCACCTCGGGGGGCTCAGTGGATTCATCTAAGAAGACCTCAGAGTCAAAAAATGTGGGGAGCACAGGTGTGGCAAAAATTATCATCAGCAAGCACGATGGGGGATCCCCCAGCATTAAAGCCAAAGTGACTTTGCAGAAACCTGGGGAAAGTAGTGGAGAAGGGCTCAGGCCTCAGATGGCCTCTTCCAAAAACTATGGCTCTCCACTCATCAGTGGTTCCACTCCAAAGCATGAGCGTGGCTCCCCCAGCCACAGTAAGTCACCAGCATACACCCCCCAGAATCTGGACAGTGAAAGTGAGTCAGGCTCCTCCATAGCAGAGAAGTCTTATCAGAACAGTCCCAGCTCAGATGATGGCATCCGACCTCTTCCAGAATACAGCACAGAGAAGCATAAGaagcacaaaaaagaaaagaagaaagtaaaagacaaagATAGGGATCGGGACCGTGACAAAGACCGAGACAAGAAAAAATCTCATAGCATCAAGCCAGAGAGTTGGTCTAAATCACCCATCTCTTCAGACCAGTCCTTGTCTATGACAAGTAACACAATTTTATCTACAGACAGGCCCTCAAGGCTCAGCCCTGACTTTATGATTGGGGAGGAAGATGATGATCTTATGGATGTGGCCTTGATTGGCAACTAG
- the MED1 gene encoding mediator of RNA polymerase II transcription subunit 1 isoform X2 → MYLALQSLEQDLSKMAVMYWKATNAGPLDKILHGSVGYLTPRSGGHLMNLKYYASPSDLLDDKTTSPIILHENNVPRSLGMNASVTIEGTSAMYKLPIAPLIMGSHPVDNKWTPSFSSITSANSVDLPACFFLKFPQPIPVSRAFVQKLQNCTGIPLFETQPTYVPLYELITQFELSKDPDPIPLNHNMRFYAALPGQQHCYFLNKDAPLPDGRSLQGTLVSKITFQHPGRVPLILNLIRHQVAYNTLIGSCVKRTILKEDSPGLLQFEVCPLSESRFSVSFQHPVNDSLVCVVMDVQDSTHVSCKLYKGLSDALICTDDFIAKVVQRCMSIPVTMRAIRRKAETIQADTPALSLIAETVEDMVKKNLPPASSPGYGMTTGNNPMSGTTTPTNTFPGGPITTLFNMSMSIKDRHESVGHGEDFSKVSQNPILTSLLQITGNGGSTIGSSPTPPHHTPPPVSSMAGNTKNHPMLMNLLKDNPAQDFSTLYGSSPLERQNSSSGSPRMEMCSGSNKTKKKKSSRLPPDKPKHQTEDDFQRELFSMDVDSQNPIFDVNMTTDTLDTPHITPAPSQCSTPPTTYPQPVPHPQPSIQRMVRLSSSDSIGPDVTDILSDIAEEASKLPSTSDDCPPIGTPVRDSSSSGHSQSALFDPDVFQTNNNENPYTDPADLIADAAGSPSSDSPTNHFFPDGVDFNPDLLNSQSQSGFGEEYFDESSQSGDNDDFKGFASQALNTLGVPMLGGDNGETKFKGNSQADTVDFSIIAVAGKALGPADLMEHHSGSQSPLLTTGDIGKEKTQKRVKEGNGTSNSSLSGPGLDSKPGKRSRTPSNDGKSKDKPPKRKKADTEGKSPSHSSSNRPFTPPTSTGGSKSPGSSGRSQTPPGVATPPIPKITIQIPKGTVMVGKPSSHSQYTSSGSVSSSGSKSHHSHSSSSSASNSGKMKSSKSEGSSSSKLSSSIYSSQGSSGSSQSKNSSQSGGKPGSSPITKHGLSSGSSGTKMKPQGKPSSLMNPSLSKPNISPSHSRPPGGSDKLASPMKPVPGTPPSSKAKSPISSGSGGSHMSGTSSGTGMKSSSGLGSSGSLSQKTPPSSNSCTSSSSSFSSSGSSMSSSQNQHGSSKGKSPSRNKKPSLTAVIDKLKHGVVTSGPGGEDPMDGQMGVSTNSSSHPISSKHNMSGGEFQGKREKSDKDKSKVSTSGGSVDSSKKTSESKNVGSTGVAKIIISKHDGGSPSIKAKVTLQKPGESSGEGLRPQMASSKNYGSPLISGSTPKHERGSPSHSKSPAYTPQNLDSESESGSSIAEKSYQNSPSSDDGIRPLPEYSTEKHKKHKKEKKKVKDKDRDRDRDKDRDKKKSHSIKPESWSKSPISSDQSLSMTSNTILSTDRPSRLSPDFMIGEEDDDLMDVALIGN, encoded by the exons ATGTACTTGGCTCTCCAATCCTTAGAACAGGACCTATCTAAAATGGCAGTTATGTATTG GAAAGCAACCAATGCTGGTCCCTTGGATAAGATTCTTCATGGAAGTGTTGGCTATCTCACTCCACGAAGTGGGG gtCATTTAATGAACTTGAAGTATTATGCCTCTCCTTCTGACCTGCTGGATGATAAGACTACATCCCCTATCATTTTGCATGAGAATAATG TTCCTCGATCTTTGGGCATGAATGCATCAGTGACAATTGAAGGAACATCTGCTATGTATAAACTCCCAATTGCACCATTAATTATGGGGTCACATCCAGTTGACAACAAAtg gactccctccttctcctcaaTCACCAGTGCCAACAGTGTTGATCTTCCTGCCTGTTTCTTCTTGAAATTTCCCCAGCCAATCCCAGTATCTAGAGCATTTGTTCAGAAACTTCAGAACTGCACAG GAATTCCATTGTTTGAAACCCAGCCAACTTATGTACCTCTCTATGAACTGATCACTCAATTTGAACTGTCAAAGGATCCTGACCCCATACCTTTGAATCACAACATGCGATTTTATGCT GCTCTCCCAGGTCAGCAGCACTGCTATTTCCTCAACAAGGATGCTCCTCTCCCAGATGGCAGAAGTCTACAGGGAACCCTTGTTAGCAAAATCACCTTTCAGCACCCTGGCCGAGTTCCTCTTATCCTGAATCTAATCAGACACCAAGTGGCCTATAACACCCTAATTGGAAGCTGTGTCAAAAGAACTATTCTGAAAGAAG aTTCTCCTGGGCTTCTCCAATTTGAAGTGTGTCCCCTCTCAGAGTCCCGTTTCAGCGTATCTTTTCAGCACCCCGTGAATGACTCCCTGGTGTGTG TGGTAATGGATGTACAGGACTCAACACATGTGAGCTGTAAACTGTACAAGGGGCTGTCAGATGCACTCATTTGCACAGATGACTTCATTGCCAAAGTTGTTCAAAG atgtatGTCCATCCCTGTGACGATGAGGGCTATTCGGAGGAAAGCTGAAACCATTCAGGCCGACACCCCAGCACTGTCCCTCATTGCAGAGACAGTTGAagacatggtgaaaaagaacctGCCCCCGGCTAGCAGCCCAGGGTATGGCATGACCACAGGCAACAACCCAATGAGTGGTACCACTACACCAACCAACACCTTTCCGGGGGGTCCCATTACCACCTTGTTTAATATGAGCATGAGCATCAAAGATCGGCATGAGTCGGTGGGCCATGGGGAGGACTTCAGCAAGGTGTCTCAGAACCCAATTCTTACCAGTTTGTTGCAAATCACAGGGAACGGGGGGTCTACCATTGGCTCGAGTCCGACCCCTCCTCATCACACGCCGCCACCTGTCTCTTCGATGGCCGGCAACACCAAGAACCACCCGATGCTCATGAACCTTCTTAAAGATAACCCTGCCCAGGATTTCTCAACCCTTTATGGAAGCAGCCCTTTAGAAAGGCAGAACTCCTCTTCCGGCTCACCCCGGATGGAAATGTGCTCGGGAAGCAacaagacaaagaagaagaagtCTTCAAGATTACCACCTGACAAACCCAAGCACCAGACTGAAGATGACTTTCAGAGGGAGCTATTTTCAATGGATGTTGACTCACAGAACCCTATCTTTGATGTCAACATGACAACTGACACGCTGGATACGCCACACATCACTCCAGCTCCAAGCCAGTGTAGCACTCCCCCAACAACTTACCCACAACCAGTACCTCACCCCCAACCCAGTATTCAAAGGATGGTCCGACTGTCCAGCTCAGACAGCATTGGCCCAGATGTAACTGATATCCTTTCAGACATTGCAGAAGAAGCTTCTAAGCTTCCCAGCACTAGTGATGACTGTCCACCCATTGGCACCCCTGTTCGAGATTCTTCAAGCTCTGGGCATTCTCAGAGTGCCCTCTTTGACCCTGATGTCTTTCAAACCAATAATAATGAAAATCCATACACTGATCCAGCTGACCTTATTGCAGATGCTGCTGGAAGCCCCAGTAGTGACTCTCCTActaatcatttttttcctgatggaGTAGATTTCAATCCTGATTTGTTGAACAGCCAGAGCCAAAGTGGTTTTGGAGAAGAATATTTTGATGAAAGCAGCCAAAGTGGAGATAATGATGATTTCAAAGGATTTGCTTCTCAGGCACTAAATACTTTGGGGGTGCCAATGCTTGGAGGTGATAACGGGGAGACTAAGTTTAAAGGCAACAGCCAAGCTGACACAGTTGATTTCAGTATTATAGCAGTGGCTGGTAAGGCTTTGGGTCCTGCAGATCTTATGGAGCATCACAGTGGTAGCCAGAGTCCTTTATTGACCACTGGGGACATAGGGAAAGAAAAGACTCAAAAGAGAGTGAAGGAAGGCAATGGCACCAGTAATAGTAGTTTGTCAGGGCCAGGATTAGACAGCAAACCAGGAAAACGCAGTCGGACCCCTTCTAATGATGGCAAAAGCAAAGATAAGCCTCCAAAGAGGAAGAAGGCAGACACTGAGGGAAAGTCTCCATCTCACAGTTCTTCTAACCGACCTTTCACCCCACCTACTAGTACAGGTGGATCCAAATCTCCAGGCAGTTCAGGACGATCTCAGACTCCCCCAGGTGTTGCCACTCCACCCATTCCTAAAATCACTATTCAGATTCCTAAGGGAACTGTGATGGTGGGCAAGCCCTCCTCTCACAGTCAGTATACCAGCAGTGGTTCTGTGTCTTCCTCGGGAAGTAAAAGCCACCATAGCCATTCTTCCTCGTCTTCTGCTTCCAACTCAGGCAAGATGAAAAGCAGTAAATCAGAAGGTTCATCAAGTTCCAAGTTAAGTAGCAGTATATATTCTAGCCAGGGGTCTTCTGGATCTAGCCAGTCCAAAAATTCATCCCAGTCTGGGGGAAAGCCAGGCTCCTCTCCTATTACCAAGCATGGACTGAGCAGTGGCTCCAGCGGCACCAAGATGAAACCTCAAGGGAAGCCATCATCACTTATGAATCCTTCTTTAAGTAAACCAAACATATCCCCTTCCCATTCAAGGCCACCTGGAGGCTCTGATAAGCTTGCCTCTCCAATGAAACCTGTTCCTGGTACTCCCCCATCTTCTAAAGCCAAGTCCCCTATCAGTTCAGGTTCTGGTGGTTCTCATATGTCTGGAACTAGTTCAGGCACTGGCATGAAGTCATCTTCAGGGTTAGGATCCTCTGGCTCACTGTCTCAGAAAACTCCTCCATCTTCTAACTCTTGTACatcatcttcctcttccttttcctcaagTGGCTCTTCCATGTCATCCTCTCAGAACCAGCATGGGAGTTCCAAAGGGAAATCTCCCAGCAGGAATAAGAAGCCGTCCTTAACAGCTGTCATAGATAAACTGAAGCATGGGGTTGTCACCAGTGGTCCTGGGGGTGAAGACCCAATGGATGGCCAAATGGGGGTGAGCACAAATTCTTCTAGCCATCCTATATCCTCCAAACATAACATGTCAGGAGGAGAGTTCCAGGGCAAGCGTGAGAAAAGTGATAAAGACAAATCAAAAGTTTCCACCTCGGGGGGCTCAGTGGATTCATCTAAGAAGACCTCAGAGTCAAAAAATGTGGGGAGCACAGGTGTGGCAAAAATTATCATCAGCAAGCACGATGGGGGATCCCCCAGCATTAAAGCCAAAGTGACTTTGCAGAAACCTGGGGAAAGTAGTGGAGAAGGGCTCAGGCCTCAGATGGCCTCTTCCAAAAACTATGGCTCTCCACTCATCAGTGGTTCCACTCCAAAGCATGAGCGTGGCTCCCCCAGCCACAGTAAGTCACCAGCATACACCCCCCAGAATCTGGACAGTGAAAGTGAGTCAGGCTCCTCCATAGCAGAGAAGTCTTATCAGAACAGTCCCAGCTCAGATGATGGCATCCGACCTCTTCCAGAATACAGCACAGAGAAGCATAAGaagcacaaaaaagaaaagaagaaagtaaaagacaaagATAGGGATCGGGACCGTGACAAAGACCGAGACAAGAAAAAATCTCATAGCATCAAGCCAGAGAGTTGGTCTAAATCACCCATCTCTTCAGACCAGTCCTTGTCTATGACAAGTAACACAATTTTATCTACAGACAGGCCCTCAAGGCTCAGCCCTGACTTTATGATTGGGGAGGAAGATGATGATCTTATGGATGTGGCCTTGATTGGCAACTAG